In one window of Microbacterium natoriense DNA:
- a CDS encoding ROK family transcriptional regulator has product MDHETAARTTLIRSASDAGSKVFATILTQSPISRIDIARQTGLSQAAVTKAVAPLVAAGLVDAPPVSQRDGTPGRPVSPVSIVRGAMVMLGIKVNVDEVIAVATDLSTRILVDERRTLTASDPDTVVGAILEVVASLSDQIGDKAPSIAGVGVSVSGDVDTSTGIVRESTLMGWTDVPLGDMLGERLGWPVTLENDVHALTVGEHWFGMGLGTASFAIVTIGRGIGSGLHLNGEVVTGAYGVAGEIGHLPLASPELVCPCGRRGCVEAAASTGAIESAVSRAHGRRIRIDEAVRLAHAGDPGAHAAFREAARIIGTAIATLVNLTGPEVVIIGGEGVSDFDLFEETLRDAFQAHAFGAAARCRIVTRPHTFQDWARGAAAAAIQSLVR; this is encoded by the coding sequence ATGGATCACGAAACCGCAGCACGAACGACCCTCATCCGCTCCGCCTCGGATGCCGGATCGAAGGTGTTCGCGACGATCCTGACCCAGAGCCCGATCAGCCGCATCGACATAGCCCGCCAGACCGGCCTGTCGCAGGCCGCGGTCACCAAGGCCGTCGCCCCCCTCGTGGCCGCGGGCCTTGTCGACGCCCCGCCGGTGTCTCAGCGCGATGGCACGCCAGGACGCCCCGTGAGCCCGGTGTCGATCGTGCGCGGAGCCATGGTCATGCTGGGGATCAAGGTCAACGTCGACGAAGTGATCGCAGTGGCCACCGACCTCTCCACCCGGATCCTCGTCGACGAACGGCGCACCCTGACCGCGAGCGATCCCGACACGGTCGTCGGCGCCATCCTCGAGGTGGTGGCCTCCCTCTCCGACCAGATCGGCGACAAGGCTCCCTCGATCGCGGGCGTCGGCGTGTCCGTCTCCGGCGACGTCGACACCTCGACAGGTATCGTCCGTGAGTCCACCCTCATGGGGTGGACCGATGTGCCGCTGGGCGACATGCTCGGCGAAAGACTCGGCTGGCCCGTGACGCTGGAGAACGACGTGCACGCGCTCACCGTCGGCGAGCACTGGTTCGGCATGGGTCTCGGAACGGCATCCTTCGCGATCGTCACGATCGGGCGCGGCATCGGCAGCGGGCTTCACCTCAACGGCGAGGTCGTCACCGGCGCGTACGGAGTCGCCGGCGAGATCGGCCACCTCCCGCTCGCGAGCCCCGAGCTCGTGTGCCCCTGCGGCCGCCGCGGCTGCGTCGAGGCTGCCGCGTCCACCGGGGCCATCGAGTCCGCGGTGTCGCGTGCGCACGGACGCCGCATCAGGATCGACGAAGCCGTGCGGCTGGCCCACGCCGGCGATCCCGGCGCGCACGCGGCCTTCCGCGAGGCGGCGCGGATCATCGGCACCGCGATCGCCACGCTCGTGAACCTCACCGGCCCTGAAGTCGTCATCATCGGCGGCGAGGGCGTGTCAGACTTCGACCTCTTCGAGGAGACGCTGCGCGACGCATTCCAGGCGCATGCCTTCGGCGCCGCCGCGCGCTGCCGCATCGTCACCCGCCCGCACACCTTCCAGGACTGGGCCCGCGGAGCCGCAGCGGCGGCGATCCAGTCGCTCGTGCGCTGA